The genome window CTCGCCTGAACTGGAGAGATTAATCATCCAGTCGTGCAGCGGGCTGACGACTCCCACCCCGACCCAGTTCCTCTGTCCCAAGAACATCACCGACGAGCAGGAGGGGTTTGCTGAAGGGTTTGTGAGAGCACTGGCTGAGCTCCACTACCAGCAGCAGATACCCCCCGTCCACCCTGACGCACAGACCGGCGCCACCAGCAACATGGCATCCGGCTCCGCTGCGTCAGAGAGCGGCGGGATTCCCTACAGCTGCACGGTGCGCACCGAGCCGCCGGAGTACACTAACTTGGGCACTTTCAATCGGGCTGTGGGCTCTGCGTCCGCACCTGCCGGCGAGAGGCACCCACCTACAAGCTACTCAGCCGCCCCACAACCGCCCCACAGCCACATGGACCACCAGCTGGCGGCAGCGCGGCTACACTCTCTGAAAGAGGAGCCGCAGACGGTGCCCGAGATGTCGGGCGACACCCCGCCGCTCTCCCCCATCGACATGGAGTCCCAGGAGCGTATCAAAGCGGAGAGGAAGCGCATGAGGAACAGGGTGGCCGCGTCCAAATGCCGGAAAAGGAAGCTGGAGAGGATTTCTCGGCTGGAGGACAGGGTCAAAAACCTAAAGAGCCAAAACACGGAGTTGGTTTCCTCTGCTAATGTCCTCCGGGACGAGCTGGCTCTGCTCAAGCAAAAGGTCATGGACCACGTTAACAGCGGCTGCCAGCTCATCTTGACGCAGCAGCTCCAAGCTTTCTAGACTatcaagggaaaaaaaaaagacaagggaCATTTCTTGGGGACCAAATGCGGCTCCAAGTGGCCTGTTCAGCCTTGCAGGGGGAGTCCCTGCGTCTAATGACAGTTTTCCACCAAAAATATCCACTCAGGCTGTATCCACTAAGTTTCTGTAAAGAGCAACGCATGGTGACTGACAAGATACGTGTAATTGGTCAGTATGATGAACTGTACAGAGCAGAGGCCATCAAGGCGCACACAGCTCAGAGGGAATATTTGCTCTACAATACTCCTCTGACGGGACTTGTTAGATATTTCAAAAcagctttctgtctttttgtttttatattccaTCCAAAACTACAAGATCAAACTTGTATTCAGTCAAGCCAAGGTAATATGGCAAGTGTCCATACCTTGCCATAGGGTAATTGTCAATTGATTATGGCCCACGCAGTCTTGCGTCCTGACAGAGAATCTGTCAGAGCCTGTTTGGGATGTTTGTGAGCCAGGTCTTGccctgcaaaagaaaaaaaaaaaaagaaaaaaaaacttccactATGTCAAGTAGCAATTTATGCATTTAGACTTGAGTCAAGCACTGAGTATCCCACCAGCGACTATATGTACAGAGTAACACTaacaaaaactgtttcacaccTTCACGCAAGGACTCATAGGTGTGTAGCGTTTACTGACAGAAACTGCCTTACTTTCTTAACCCTTACGTTGATACAACTTTGTGATATAGGTGTAACTAATGTTAGACTTGAATTAACACTTTGTAATAATATTTGTACGCTGTATTTTGAGCACTTCAGAACTGTACATAtgactaaataaaatgttggaCACGCGTGATGATGTGTGACTACTTCTGTGCGTCCTGATTAATAAATCAGCGGCAGGCAGGTTCATAAAAGAATAATCAGAGCAGTGAATAGTCTTACAAAGCAACAGCGAGAAAGTGTTTGTTATTGGGGGAACTGGGACGGACGGGATATTGAGTCACCAGTGCAGTGTGTGGTTCACCATGGTTGGCGAGTCTACACGACATCTCATTGGTTGGCGAGGGGTCGGAAGTGAGCCGCAGGCAGCCAAATATGGCAAGAGGTCCTCAGTGCGCACTGGGACGGCTGTGAGTGCGTCTGAATCACCGTCCTCCCACTACAGCTGGTGATTCCTAGAAGAAACCTATGGAAGCGGAAGCAGATCTGTTTACACGCTTTGGGGGGGGGTGTGTTGAGgtacagaaaaaatattttgatgttaAGAAATATTCTCAACCATTTACCAGTGAACAACTTATACAAAAAGATgcgtttttatttattttctgagctacagtatgtaatacaaacaaaaatcgTGTAGAAAAAGATACAAATTTGTACACATTTGAACCTGAACTAGATGTTGCACGTAAACAAGGTCAACACATGTTTAAGTGCACTGAGACATAAAAGttatctgtacacacacacacacacaaccacacacacacacattgtgtgGACCACCAACACTGATGGATATTCACTGTCCTTAAACCTTTAACTAGCAAATATTACAGGAATACTTTCAACATATGTTCAAGAAGGGTAAGATGCAGGATGCAGCTGTGTCTGGTAGTTTTTTTAAGATCctccacactcacacaggtgttCTCACTTATTGCTTGATTGGATCTCTCAGGACTGGGTGGGCATGTACAGACTGTGTTTGATTAACATCTCCATCACACCTGTTAAGGGCGGGGCAATTTATGCCTTCACCGTTCTTATTGGTACCTCATGTGATGACATCCAATCAgccagattaaataaaaacacctaTGTGTAATGTGCAGGGCCTGCTTTGatgtttaaatctttttttttttgccttgtagtacattgtgtttagtttttatcaCTGTTCAAGTACACACTGCTACGTGATTAGATACTGGCTGTTATGTTTCCTTTTCAATCACCACATGAGGTGATTTGTGGGCATATCTgacaacatgaacacaatgaaCTCGGTCATGTTCCTGTCTATTAAATAAGGCTTTTTAAACAGCACATACTccatcttacacacacacacacacacacctaaacacTGTGCAACCTGGACATGAGCCTTACCTTTCTGTCCAGTACTCATAACTGCTATTTTATTTCCTAAAATTAAACACTTTCAATATTTGACCATCAAATAAGATTCTCGCTATAGAACTGAAGTTGCAAGTGATGCTTGGGCAACTGCCAAAACGGCTGCTGGAACAGCCAAAAATAAAATAGCAATAATTTGCCAGTTACTGGCTGGAGATGACGGCCCACTCTGTGTCCACTGTccaactgttttgtttcatcttGCTCCATTTATCCTTTATCTCTCTGTGCAACAGGGATGTGATTTTACACATATTACaaggttttcagttttttggacaCTCCTCCCCCCCACCCAATCAATTTCCATTTGAggattatttgtgtgtttggtttctGATGATTTCCAAAGTCAATATACAGTTCTGTGTGGATGGTTCTCAGCTGACGAGCACTCCCTCCTTCACAGCGAGCCGCTGTCGGTGTACGTGGTCCTGCTCTAGCTCTTCATGGCTGGGGTGCCAAAGCCGCGACAGGATGCGCTCCATGTTCAAGGCATACATCGTGTGAGAGGGCATCACACCGTGGTGAACCTGTATCAGACAAATGTTTCAGAAATATATTAAATCAAACGAACCTCCGATGGTTAAATGATGGCAGGCGAGAATTAAATATGTGGAGAAATTCAGCAACAATCAGCAACTATAGGGTCCAAGTAAAATTCTCCGAtatgaacaaagaaaacattttgaaaattctgacgataaaaaaaaaaaaaagatcatcatAATTACATACTTATTCTGATTAAAtacaaactgctgctgatgaatgaattttctgttaaaatgaaTGTCACTCAGTGATGTGTATTATACAGCAAAgaataaatagttttattttctgtgaccAGCTATTAAGTTCTAGGTCATGACTTACAACCAATGGGCTGACTGGCTAATTAAagctttttaaataatgaataattagGTAATATTTCATAATTTCTATGTATGATGCTTATGATTTTAGAGTAATGTCTCCTGATTTGgttatttaataataaactaTGCTTGAAATCACCAATCACGACCAAATTTTGGATGTAATGTGGGTATAATACTATATACTTTCAATAGAGATTCAAAACAATTCATGCACCAATTATAAGGCACGAAATGACATCAAATTTGACATTGTTAAGAGTTGGTTCATGACCACCGCAGCACACTGAAATCATGAGTTATTACCATTCTTATAAACTTGACCTAACCCCCAACTTTCACTTTGTTTCTGCTGAGGAATATCAAGAAATAATTTTGATAAGTTATATACTAAGCGCTAAACTTGTTGGAAGTACTAAGACCAGGAACTTACATGAGCAAATTTGTCTTACCTGTAAAGCCTCCAGGAGATCAAACATGCTGATTGGTGGGAGGGGCGCGCAAAGACTGTCGGCAGAACAAGCCAATAAGTGAACAGCTTGTTGCTCGGCTTCATCTGGTGACACTTGGGGTGGTGGACCAGCAGGTAGAGAAGCACTTGGAGGGGGACTGAAAAACATGTTCAGTATTACCATCATATACAGTCTACATGAACTGCTTTTCCTACATAAAACCTGCACAAAGCACATTAGCTGACAGCAGCTGTAATATTGTTCCTACCATTCAGTCACACTGTGATAAGCGGCAAGGCTGTTCTTAAGATAAGGCTGTGGTGTGACATCACTGCCAAAGGCATAGGGGAAATGACCATCTCGTAACCGGTACGCCTTCCTCCGGGAAATCACAGCAGTCAAGACGTCTTTCAAGTGGTGCTGAAATAAATCAGACTAAGTCAGGGTTTGTTCAGTCTCCTGGGTaaacacagctgtcagtcatacTCACTACTTAATTAGCAGTGCAcaaaataaatctctctgtTCATTTAAGCCTCTGCATGGATGTTAAAACACAGAATGtcaatgaaaaattaaaatgatcttATAATAAACACCACTCTCTCAAATTTAAATGAGTTTGTatttaacccataagaacccggacccatttctccttaaaggaaaattatggggaatataaaacagaccaaatggaccacaaggaacacgtttctgaatttttttttttaaattctaccttcagtgtcaaagatctgtaatgtaacatatatgtcataacGATATTTCCCtaatttatatcaatttgttcaagaaatgtggtcagaacaggttaaatgtaatacaggacgTCTTATGAAAGCATCAGAATGgttaaatgggttgaaacctacctttagtaacaaaaaacaagctttttaaaattatctAGTTCCgtcacatttgctgaccaggcacactgccattttggaagtgattcacacattgtcacatgactgcaccaggatgttcagtaCATGTCACTTAGGGACCTATGAgttaaaatcaaggataaagcTGTATAAGGATTTTTCCAGAACATTGAAAGGGTTGgtgggttcttatgggttaataGTTCTTTTTATCAGTCGTTTTATTTTAAGCagattttatgatttgtttCCCCTCAAATATAGTCAATACTCAACACAAACTCATTAAACTTATCAATGTTGGTGACATCAACTGGTGACCCACTGAATTATTTAATATACACCTTGCAAAGCGATGCTGGAAAACCAACACAGACAACCATTCATACAAAATCACCCCTTCTCTCCTGGAGGACAGTTACTACACACCTCAACAGCATAGATCATGGTACCGACGGCGTCCTCTGTGATGTTATCCAGGCCCAGCTCAAAGGCTGTCACCATCATGCGAGCCTCCAGCTGGCCCCGCGTGGGCAGCAGAAGAGTGTGGGCGCTGAGAcgcagctcctcctcctcacctcccaCCTCCCGTGGGCTGAACGGCTGGGCGGCACTCAGAGGGTTCTGAGGCTGGAAACGATGCTGAAAAAACCAAACAGGATATACAAATATCCAGATGATACAGGCTGCCAATCCAGCAACCTCGACACTTATTAGATGCCACTAACCTAACAATATTTACACCCAGCCATCATTTGGGCAGTTAGCTTATTTGAGATTTTCAACATTGGAAGATGGACAGGTGTGCAGGGATGAATATGAGAATGAGTACTTACATCAAATTTCTGTCTAGAGGAACATTTCTTCTTCCCTTTTGGTTTACCAGGCTTTGAAGCAGAGCCGCTTTGCCATTGCAATGGCCCTGCACCCTCTAGAGGACAGAAAAAGAACACATAACAccaaatacatcaaataaatgtaaatgaacagatgccatttaaaacaagatttaaatattgtaataaataaaaaaatattttcagctcTTGAGCAACAAATTACCAACACTTTCTCTTTTTagtaattaatattttcattaaattatcaAATTCAAATTGAAGTTTTTAATCACAGGCTGTTTCATATGTAGTCTTTTGTTAATTTTAGTTATTACAATTTACTTACATCTATTACTGATAGATTCCCTCACTTAATTAAATTACAACTCAATGTAAATGACACTGATCCAATACGTAAAACAATAACTCTATGTACCATACACCTGTCGCTAATACAGTTACAAAAGATTGCTCCTGAAATTTTGAATGAAATAGAGAAAAGCTCTAACATCAAAACAAACTCGACTGAGAAATTAAACTATTAACAACAACCTACCTGGTGTGGACACGATGATCTGGCAGCGTGTAAGAATGGCCAGGAGGAAATCATTGTGAACATGCACTATGGAAGAGGAAAGTAAGAAATACAGAATTAGCAACACTTTTTTTCAGATAGAGTTGGTTTTTTAACACTAAAAGATTAAAGTAGCAGTATGTCCTGCCTACTAACCATTCTCCTGTGCCAACAGACGTCGTGCCTCAATGTCAAACTCCTCCTTACTGATCTTCTGTTTGAACCATAACTTCAGGTTTGCCCAGTAACTGTATGGACACACAAAGACGATAACAAACATCAATACAACACATAACTTTTGATAAACCTATGACATGTAGACTTCTCGTATGATTATCTCCTCCAGAATGTAGACTTGCAACATCGACGCTTTAAAACAAAGTTCCACATTTAGCTACTTTTTCCTCCTTATTATCCTctattttctcttctcttcacttTCAAATATTTTCAAGTTGAAGGTGAAGCTGATAAAATTCAACACGTGAGGAAATATATTTCACGTTCGTGTCGCATCCTCCTCAGAGAACATTATACACACTGAATACCTGCAAAGACACAGGTTCATCGATAACTGTTACTGTTAGAGACGCTGCAAACATTAGCGTCTGTTAGCAAGCTGCTAATTTACACACAGCTAGCTAATGGCTAAATCACTTTGTATTTCAcaggcaaacaaacaaataggaTCGAAAATCAACATCgctgacagaaaacacacgaataaaagcaatttcactTACTGCTTGACATTATCTCCAATTGCATCAGTTAAATTTTTCTTTGCAATCTCAAGCTCGCTAGCATGAGCTGCCATGGCGTTCATATAAACTCCTTCAATGACGTCATCAAACGGCGATGCCAAGTTCTTTtctccgttttttttttgtctataaacTTTATTGTTAAGCTCACAAACAAATGATTGAAAGCAATTATTTGACAATGAATATATTGCTCAGCAAGTAATGTTATGAAATGCTTTATCGGAAATTAGTTAAACATCACTTAATcagcaaaaaatatatacaaaaagaATGATAGGTAAATAGATAGTTGTAGAGGgcgctgttgccatggcaatatACTGCAAATTTAAACCATTTACCTCCTTTTGAAAGATAATTTCGATCAAATCTTCACAGAACTAGAACACAATGCAACGCTTATATATATTAATCTCTTAacaaacatgcattttaatttcagttggactgaaaatactaaaataatcCCAGATAGATATTAGTAGTAATGGTGCATTCAAGTTCCAAAACCAAGATTTCAGGAACATTCATTGGGCAACTATATCAAACAACTAAATTGcgtatattttgttttggtttgttttttgtttttttaattttgttacaGTATTGACATCTGCACTTCTAAACTTGTGTGTGATTTACAGGCAGGGGTAGGCCTAAAAGTGCTTATCATCTATGACAAACAATTACTTCCAAACATAGCCTGTTTTTCCCAGTCCTGCCTCCATACAGTGAAGACCAGCAACAGAAGTAGTGGTGTGGTAGGTAGAAAAAACATTCCACCACTAGATGGTATCCTGGTATGAGTTAAATCCTAGAGAGCCCAGCCCAGTCAACTCACAGTAAACTTAATGCAACAGAGCTGCAAAAAAGAAGACTGCATTTATAAGAAGGCATTTGAAATACGATTTACTTTGTCATTATCATTGCATGTCACAGTAGCAAATTCCAGATACATTTCACCCCAAAATGTAGGCAActagtatttatatttttattctttagtCTTATTATCTTGGTTTGCTTCTGGACTCTTACCTATACCTCTCTTGTGTTTCATTCTCATTGCTGTTGCTGCTACGACACCTCAATTTCTCTCCGGTGATTAATAAAcgtttatcttatcttatcttatcttatcttatcttatcttatcttatattAACTGCATTTTAGTAAATAATTCATTCGCAGATGATATGTAATCCATAACAGCAAAGCTCAATGATAAATGCCCTTCCAAGCCATGGTGGATTTATCTGCCTTTTGTAAGCCACTTAGCATATGTTTTGAAGGCAGGATTGCATGTTTTGtagctcattattttttaagattCAGCATGTGttgtttaaaacatgttatGAGTTGATATGGCACCCCAGGCTCAGTGAAGTCTATAATGATTAGCATAGCATGATAAGCAAGCATTGCTGCTATGCAAGTCTAATCAGTGCCAAAAACTGttactgggaaaaaaaacttaaaaagtcATCTCATGGACGTAAAGCAGAGTTGCCAGTTTTTCGCAACAAAGTAAAGCTGTAAAGATTTAATATTTGTCCCCCTTTCCAGCTcaagaaatgtattatttatgttgattttaaaTGATCTATCGATTTAAACTGTTCAGTAAATTTAATCTAAATGGGATTTGTTTGATCCCCCAGCTCCAGAAAAGTATTACTTTTAATGATCTCAGTAACCACCTTCCAATACAAAGACAGCTGCCAGAATCTAAGTTGTTCTAATAAAATTGGAGACAGTCgttattaaaaaagaaaaagtatcacatttcattttagcCACTGAAATTCCTGCCTCATGCAGAAATCACTTATATCTGCAGCAACTTTAAAATGGAGCAGCTAAAACCTGAAGAGACCAGACAGTGTATTCCCTGTTTTGACATCAACTGTTTATAGAGTAGAGTTACCATCTAGGGTCATAACTGGTGGAAAAATGTTATAATCACATTTAAAGCACAGCCAGGTTTGACAGCAgattatttcctgtctgtcccCCAGTGTAGACTCAAGGCTTAACTGAACACATCAAGTCCTGAATATCTTTTGTCAAAACCCCATaaactttcatttatataaCCATTCTCCCTCTGTTAAGGTCGTGTCAtttcttgtattattattttcacatttttatttctactcTTGCAAATCAATAAAACTGATGCAACGTCctgttttctttgtcacatATTAATTCTTATATACATGTAAAATCTATTGCCAACAGCTGACAGAAAAGTCCAGCCTTGGTGCTGCAGAAACTGCTGTTAATcctttttctcccccctctccaCTGAACTGAATGcaaaacatttctgtggttCCTTCTGTTGCCCTCTGTGGCTCTTTGGCTCATGCCTCTCTTGAGCAGGTTTAGGCTGGGGGGCCcgttgtttttcattgttttaactATGGTGTAAAAACAGTTGAGCAGTCAGGGCAGTCGGTCCTTCGGCTCTGTCTCCCCAGGCGGTCGTGAAGCCTTTAACAGACCTCCATGACTCACGCTATTCATCACAATGAGTAGAATCATATATCCAGCATGCAGATGGTTAACAGTCATACTGTAGGCTATTAGAGGGTCCTCTAGTTCAGTGACTAATGCTGACTCCACACTGTTCTGAGGTCATGCTTTTCACAAAGGAGATAGATTTGATCATATAAGAGGTTTCAAGGTTTGAGTCTAGAATAAACAAGCATGTCATAACAACCACATGAACAATGAAAACCATCTGAATTTTCGGTTACTAATAGACATATTTAACTGACTATGTGTCTGCTAATAGGCAGCTGAAACTCAAGGAGCACACTTCTCATGTCTCAAGTGTTCCTTTGTTTATTATCTCTGGGTTGCATTCTGTGCTTAGATTGACTTCTTTCTACAATCAAAAAGAccccattaaaataaatctcatttTCACAATCTCAGCACTGGCTTTTGTGCTTCGCAGCTAAATGAAGTATCATTCTTCTGTCCGTGTTAGACCACTCTAATACGGGAGAGTGGAAACTGCAGCTGTCTGCAACTAACTGAGCTTTCCCAGATCCCTCCAAGTGATCATCCATCTCAAACAAGTGTCTGTTAAACTTTAAATCAAAAGGGCACTTAGGAAAAGACTTAGTTTTGGAGTTGTTTAACTGTCTCAGTAAAGGCAAAAATTAGTCATGGTGGttattttgaaagaaaacagCTCCACATCCTGTCTGTTGATTTGCTGGTTGACACTAACTGAGCTTTTGTGGGCTAATGAGTCACTCTCACGGACATTCCCCTCAACAGCAGATGTCTTTCAGCAAACAGCAGCGAGCTGTAGGGTTAGCTTCTTCCAGAAATCTTCCGAGCCTGGTGCCATTTTGGTGGTCAAGTTCGTAGACAGCGAAGCTTCACTCACTGACAAAGAGGGCTTTCACCTCTAAAACCTCCAGAGGACCACACGGCACCAGCGCTCGGCCATCCCCAGTTTGCTGACCAGGTAGTCGAGTTTGTACAGGCCCGAGTGTGGTCCCCTCACCAGAGCCAAGGATGTCACCTTCTCTGTTCCAACTTCTGACTGCGCAGGATTTTGGTTTTTGTGGGCTAATCATGCATTTCCATAACCCCATGAGGCAGTTTAAAATGTGAGGGTTCAGTGTGTGGTGGGCAGAGTTATTGGAAGACTCCAGTTACAGCTCCTGTGGTGCATCCCACACTGGCAGTCTGGCATCACACAGTGTTGATATGAAAGAACAACTGTGCTCAGGTGGCAGCTGTTCAATAAAATTCTTGGAAGATAGTGTCTGAGCTCTTGACCTTGTACATCTTAATAAAATGGCCGGTGGTGGATGGGACACAGCTATATGCACTCTTCGATTGGATTTGTGCACAGTGCACAGTCAGGTggcacagtttgacattttaggaaacaTTCTTATTCGCTTTCTGAAGCTATAGAGCCAGCGGGCAGTTTGCTTACTTTAGAGAGACTGGCAGCAGGTCGAAAGAGCTAGCTGGCTCTGTTCAAAGCTTAAAAATCTGCATACCAGCACCTCTGAAGcccacaaataaacatgttaaagctggcttttttttaatccgttaaaagtgtgaaaatgacaagttgtCGTTTTATGGGGAGTTACAagtggaactatttcttggccaagAAATAATTGCAGCATGAAACTCCacaaaaaaatggttttatatttcagtttttgtaggGAGCAAACAAGACACACTGACATAGTTTTTAATTAGTATGAGTGAGCAGATATTGTTACCGAGCaaggctagttgtttcccctTTTCCATTCTTTGTTCTAAGCTAAAACTGCCAGCTGGCTCTAACTTTATGTGAACAGACACAAGAATGGTAAGTCAAAAAAGTATTCCAGCGCACAGCAGGATACAAGGATAGACCTAGGATACCTAGGGTGTGCGCTGGAATACTTTTTTGACTTTCTGTAATTTGCCCTGAGAGGCACTGCTGTGCACAGGGTATCTTCCTCTTTTAGACACAAGAAAGGTATTGATGTTCTCATCTAAATCTCTGCATAAAAGCAAACATGCGTAcagcatttcccaaaatgtcaacccATTCTTTTAAATTCTAAAATGACATAGACATACAACGTTTAAGTAGGCCTATTACCCtcagaaaacagacatttgatgactatgatgtgacaaaaaaacaagtaatttaGTGCAAGTTGTGAGTCAGACTTAAATTGTTGACTTGCTCTTACCCAATCTTCCACAGAAATGTTACCACTTGAAATGACATGTCTCTGTGATGTATTCATCTGTCTTTTTCCGACTTGTTCATGCCAGCACAAGGCGCACAAAGCCATGCACATTTAAGAAAACTACCATTAAATACCATTAAAGGCAAATATTCTTCAGAATTTCAGTGGAAATTGTTAAGGTTTGTCCATCCCATAATACTTATGGTATCTGGGTTAGCCAGATACTGTAATCAGCCATagacaaacaacattttatatgcATGACTTACACCCACAAGATAAGCTTGGAATGTGCATGTAATCTCAACAAATACTAAAAACTAGCAAGTCATGCCTTAATTGTGATTTGGTTAACAGTATGAAGTAGCATGGCACAAAGAAGGAGCTCTTTTGTTTCCCAATGAATAAGAATATCCCCTGAAGTGACCCTAAATGTTCTCCATTTATTGAATGTTAGTTGTGCAATGTTGTTCTGCAAAATATCATGACTCATCTGTTTCAGCttttattgcaatttaattttaacattataatGCCATTTTTATAAGACATTGCTTTTTTACATGTccataaacatgttttcatgtcCTGCTGGGTTT of Thunnus thynnus chromosome 12, fThuThy2.1, whole genome shotgun sequence contains these proteins:
- the LOC137193829 gene encoding transcription factor Jun-like translates to MSRKMEATFYDEAVNASNSQHDGPRVYGFNPKTLKQTMTLNLNDPKNFKPQLGAKALDLLTSPDVGLLKLASPELERLIIQSCSGLTTPTPTQFLCPKNITDEQEGFAEGFVRALAELHYQQQIPPVHPDAQTGATSNMASGSAASESGGIPYSCTVRTEPPEYTNLGTFNRAVGSASAPAGERHPPTSYSAAPQPPHSHMDHQLAAARLHSLKEEPQTVPEMSGDTPPLSPIDMESQERIKAERKRMRNRVAASKCRKRKLERISRLEDRVKNLKSQNTELVSSANVLRDELALLKQKVMDHVNSGCQLILTQQLQAF
- the tada1 gene encoding transcriptional adapter 1; translation: MNAMAAHASELEIAKKNLTDAIGDNVKHYWANLKLWFKQKISKEEFDIEARRLLAQENVHVHNDFLLAILTRCQIIVSTPEGAGPLQWQSGSASKPGKPKGKKKCSSRQKFDHRFQPQNPLSAAQPFSPREVGGEEEELRLSAHTLLLPTRGQLEARMMVTAFELGLDNITEDAVGTMIYAVEHHLKDVLTAVISRRKAYRLRDGHFPYAFGSDVTPQPYLKNSLAAYHSVTECPPPSASLPAGPPPQVSPDEAEQQAVHLLACSADSLCAPLPPISMFDLLEALQVHHGVMPSHTMYALNMERILSRLWHPSHEELEQDHVHRQRLAVKEGVLVS